Within the Tachysurus fulvidraco isolate hzauxx_2018 chromosome 3, HZAU_PFXX_2.0, whole genome shotgun sequence genome, the region CTCAAACTCAGCCTGTAAACAGCAGCCCAAGGACAGAGATTAATAAAGTGTTATCTGAAGATGACGAATCGGAACCAGACCTTGGAAGCTCTCCACTAATGATTCAAGAGAGTCCAGATGTACCGATGTCTTCACCTCTCAGGCTTTCAGCCAGACACGGGTCACCTGATGAGCTTCAGcctcctctgcttttctctccatctttgCCTACAAGTAATACTCAAGCCAAAGAGGCCAGTTCTGTTTCTCCACACGCAACTCCCACTTTGTCCCATCAGATGCCCTCACTGAGCAATGACTTTCTTGAAAAGGTGCACCCATCCATACCAGAGGTATACCCAGAGCACATTATTGAAGAAAGAGACTCTCCAGAGAGCCCTGAGCCAGAAATGCTACCACATCCACAGCGGAAAAGCTCACCATCAACCCCTGCACAGGAgctggaagagaaagaaacgtCACAGGACAAAACCTTTGATGTTCCTGAAAAGGACGAGCCTATGGAGGATGCAAGAAATGAACAGGAGCAGAGTAAATGTGTTGGTGAAAAAGTTGAGAAAGAAAACATGGTACAGCAAGAAGAAGAGGAACCCACAGTTGTAGTATCCTCACCATCTGTCAAAAATAAACCAGACTCATCTGCAACACCTTCCAGACCTCTTAAAGTTCGAATCAAGACAGTTAAAACCCCCACCGGCAACATCACACGCACTGTTACAAGAATTGCTGCTAAAGCAGCTGCAGGAGGCGTCTCCAAGGGTCCCGAGGGGACTAAAATCCCAATCGGAGGTCGGAAAGGTGTCAGCCGGCCTAAAAGACCTGCAGCAGCCATGTCCAGCCAGCCTCAGGACTCAAAGACTGCAATGTTTCCAGTGTCAACTTTACAGGATGCCAGTTCAGCCATGCTATTTGCAGCTAGCAAGGCACAGAAAGTGGCCTATAGTGTCACAAAGACTTCAACTTCATCATCTCCTTCCTCTTCATCTCCTTCCTCTTCTGCCATCAATATTTGCTTGATGGGGCAAAAAACACTTGCTGTGCCTTCCAGCAAGCCGGCATCCATTGTAAACAATCCTGGAGCTGTGATCTCCCGTAGCCAGTCGAGTCTAGTAGAAGCCTTTAACAAGATTCTCAACAGTAAGAATCCGCTGCCCAGCTACCAGCCGGATCTTTCCATTCTGCCTCGCCCCGAGTGGGGCCTTGGCGTCCCTGCTTCCGGATACCGTTGCCTGGAGTGTGGGGATGCGTTTGCTCTGGAGCGCAGCCTGGCACGCCACTACGATCGGCGCTCTTTGCGCATCGAGGTGACCTGCAACCTCTGCACGAAACGGCTGGCCTTCTTTAACAAGTGCAGCCTGCTTTTGCATGCTCGTGAGCACAAGGAGAAAGGACTGGTCATGCAGTGCTCACACCTTGTCATGAAACCTGTCAGTGTGGAACAGATGATTGGCCAACAGGATACTATACCCATAGGTAATTTAGTAGAATCGTGTCTCATGTACCatgtacaaataaaaagattatttCCATGCTTTGTCTAAATGCACATGGGGAGGTTTAGGCTAAACAGGGACTCGTGTCAAACTGATGCATTTTTAATGGATAATCGATGAAGTTTTGATCTAGTACTTTTCGTTTTACCTCATATGATTCAAAAGTTTCTAAAGGAGATTGGCAGAAGAATGGAGTGACCGTGACATTCACTGTCAGTCGCTGATGTCTGTGAGCACATAATGTGGAAAAGGCAGATAATGCtttcctcagtgtgtgttacatagccctgtgatgcagcatgagcacCAGTCTGAACTGGCATCGGCCGGTTTCGCATGTCTCGGATTGAGCACTTGTTACACTCTCCCGAGGATAACAAGTGCTCACTTTGAGACATGTAAAAAAGCGGGCAATGCCAGTGATGTTATTTCTCtgtgaaaagcttttttttttaatcttaaaaatGAATTGCTCACCTTTTATTAATTCCTCTGCTTTTTCATAAAACATATTTGCAGGTATGCTTTCTCCATCTCTGCTGGGCTCCACTTCCTTGCCTGGGTCCCTTGATATTTGGTAATAATGCAGCACAATGactgggaataataataataatgaattattattattattattattattattattattattattattattattattattattattattattattatcttcattGATAAATGAGCTCTCTGAGTTCCTGGTATATTATGATggcttattttatttcaaaatatatttatatcaagATTTTAAAAGATCTACATATTTAATATGACTTTGCATAGAAGTAttttaaatcaaacatttatATTGAAACACAGGCTTATGTATACTTTGAAAGAAAAGGTTTttctgttgatttaaaaaaaatgatattattctttttttaaaattggcCGAATAATTCTATTTTCAATGCTTATctataaatctattttattattctttttcaaACGTAttgttcattttcattctttttcaaaCGTATTGTTCATTTGaacctgaaataaaatgaattttatataatatatatatatatatatatgaaatgtataaataatatatatatatattatatatatatatataattttatataatatatatatttgtgtttatatatatatatatatatatatatatatatatatatatataatttatacatttcacCAGTCAGGAATTGCTTAAAGAGCACCACGTTCTGTGGCTGTTATTTGAATTTCTTTTCCCAGTGTATCTTTAGCTCAGTAACAACTGCTGATTGTGTTCGTAGGTGCCCCGAGTGTAAAAATTCATTTGGCTCAAAAGAAAAACTAGCCACACACTTCCAGGAATCGGATCCGGGGGGCATAGACACAGTGAGTGATTACTTTACTACGAGCGTATTGTTTATGTtattaagtatcaaaagtagaCAAGTTATTTGCTTAAATGAATGTATGCATCGCATGCTACGTGTCCTTAGAAGTGGGAACATTTTTATGCTATGTGTGTTTTTAGTGCTGCATGCAGTGCTCTCCTCCAATGCCTCTGTGGAATCCCTGCAGTGCTGCTGCCCACCAGCGACTCCACCAGAAGCTCCACCCTCTCGTCTGCCCTGAGTGTGGATTCATCTGCCAGCTAAATGGTCTTAACACGCACGTGCGTCGAGCCTGCCTACATTACACACGCCAGCTCGGATACAGGTACACACAAGCAACTCGAACTCTTGGTTGCACGTAAGCaacaaagtgtaaaaaaaatcgtTCTCGGATGCTCATGTACCTTTGTGTaagttttgtattatttgtgtacaaaatcaaaatcaaaaccaaaaccttttattttttttaaaaaaaaacatgcgagTTATGTTGGTAAACAAACATAATATACTGTGACATCTATGGCACTAATGCCATGTATTtcatgtaaggaataaaatacaatCAGGTCATCCCCAAAGTGTGTTATTCATCTGATGCTACTTGTACCAATGTCAATGCCAGCATCTTTATTAATTTAGTAAAGGATAAGGAtaaagaaatattatatatttaatttagctGTAGTTTCTAGGTGTAGAATGTTTGTTAGAAGTTCCtgttattgctcatggttaaaCTGCCATTAAACTGAAtatatgccccttttccaccgaggcagtttgagagctggttcagagccggagcctaatttaaaatcagttctttgtttttcgacacccaaagcaccgtctctgaaccaggaaaagtggttcttaagtaacACCAAAATGCTGCTGGTCTAGGCTTAAGTCTTAGaccttgtgtcaggggctgggggcggggttactgttagcgAATTTGacaatgtaccttaagtaggggcTGGGGCTGGGGCTACTATTAGTGTGTTTGacaatgtaccttaagtaggggcTGCGGGCGGGGCTGGGGCTACTATTAGTGTGTTTGacaatgtaccttaagtaggggctgggggcggggctggggCCGGGGCCGGGGCTACTATTAGTGTGTTTGACAAtgtaggggcggggctactactagtgcctttgataatgtaccttaagtaggggcTATGGGCAGGGCTGGGGGctgggctactgttagtgccttTGATAGTGTACCTTAATTTGGGGCTATGGGCAGGGCTGGGGGctgggctactgttagtgccttTGATAGTGTACCTTAATTTGGGGCTATGGGCGGTGCTGGGGgcgggctactgttagtgccttTGATAGTGTACCTTAATTTGGGGCTGTGGGCaggctactgttagtgccttTGATAGTGTACCTTAATTTGGGGCTGTGGGCGAGGCTGGGGgcgggctactgttagtgccttTGATAGTGTACCTTAATttggggctgtgggcggggctgggggcgggctactgttagtgccttTGATAGTGTACCTTAATTTGGGGCTATGGGCGGGGctgggctactgttagtgccttTGATAGTGTACCTTAATttggggctgtgggcggggctgggggcgggctactgttagtgcctttgatagtgtaccttaagtataccaatgtttaatacacttttactttaccacaataaGATAAGATTTACAgtacctttatttgtcccacaatggggaaatttctctgttacagcagtaaaatatataaaaagaatagagacataatataataaacagtatatacaacacaaaataaataaaaagaatagagacataatataataaacagtatatacaacacaaaataaataaaaagtgtagtggttacactgaaagatatattgcacataggtcatattgcacatttttcaaaatttctgatattgcacatgtttaaaatactttattgtttattattgcagtgaaacagtaataacggtgtgtattatggtgactggttcactgggagcagctctGATTGTACAGTCTAAtggcagcagggagaaaagatcctctgtatcgctccttcagacacttaggatgtaacagtctgatactgaaggagctgctcagacctgaaaccgtttcatacagggggtgagagtcgttctccagcaacgatgatagttttgctaccatcctccttgttgatgtgtttgtgtttgccgctgctgcgctaacgttgctgtataacgttgtatacaGTGATGCAGCACttggctctgtgacggctctctaaccgGTCGAAAGGCAAACCAGTttttagaaggttcgccagtgggaACAACTTGGAACCAGcgccagcactagctctgatccagcacccggttctttctggtggaaaaggggggcttaaaatgtttaaactgaaCAAAAATGGTCAAATGTGTCGAGTATGCAGTTGAAATGGAACTctttaaatgtcatgtttttttgcGAAAGCTTGATTTTGATAAGTTACATTTATTGTTCGATTAAAACTGTTAGATGTGAGTTAAAAGCAACTTCACCGTTTTGACTGAAACCAATATTCATTCTCTGCAAGTCTGATGGTGTGACCAATGCTAATAATTTACTAATGAATTAACCAGAAGTAAAACATcttgtaaataaacatttctattaGCTAGAATTTGACTTGCTGCATAGTGAGTTATTGTTGACGCTCGAGTTGTTGTTCAGTTAACACTCACATGATGACATGcaacttttcttcttttctctctctctctctctctctctctctctctctctctctctctctctctctctctctctctctctctctctctctctccttcaggtGTCCCTGTTGTCAGCTGGTGTTCGGAGGTGTGAATAGTCTGAACGCGGTCAAAAATCACATGCACACAGCACATTCTGAAGTCTTCCATAAATGCCCCTCTTGCCCAATGGCCTTCAAATCTGCCTCCAGTGCTGACACTCACTGTAGCACCCAGCACCCTCAGCTCACAGAGAAAACCAAGCAATCCAagtgagtttttttgttttaaagccGTGTCTGCTGTACGTTTGCGATCTAGCTGTTTTCCACTCAAGCACTAATGCTTGTTTTGAATTCCTTGCAACAGGGAGATCTATAAATGTGTGATGTGCCGGACGGTTTTCACTCAGAAAGCCTTGCTGAACGTCCATTTCGACAGTCATCTAGTGACGCAGAAggttaatgtgtttaaatgtccaGATTGCCACAAGCTGTTTACACAGAGGACGTCACTCCTGGAGCATGTGAAGGTTTGGATCTTGTTTCATCCTCTATAACGATTAAGACTGTGTTAAACGTTAACCCTTATGATTGAATTATTTCATcgctgcaagtctgatataaagtcAGATAGGATGCTGTTGGCTTTCGATGTgagatttttcttcttcttatatccTCTGTTCAGATGACCTTCGAATTATCAAAGATTTCTTTATATCCTACTTTGAAACCTTTTGTATTGCTTAGTAGACGagttaaacacagaaaaactgcaaattcttaaagccctgtGTGTTTAGCTTTATATGAAACATTAACCATCACTGTAGACTGTGACATGACAATGCTGAAAATGGGCGACTCAGATTAGGcagcatttcatttcttttcgcCCTTGAGTTAAGGATTAACTCTGTCTGGGTCTTTGAATGGCCTTTGCCGCAAATCTttccttaaaggtggggtctccgttgtttgaaggccaatgttgatatttgaaatcaccaaaacaaacacgcccctaacccaaatgggtcccacccctgtattgatagctccgcccacacatacatacgtaacccaggcaactaatggaaagaaatgtgtctatcatcaACTGAAAGCCTTGTAAGcttttcttcgctttctttctttgttt harbors:
- the znf687a gene encoding zinc finger protein 687a isoform X3, which gives rise to MRRPGTQTGTSSGICCSGMGDMKTPDFDDLLAAFDIPDIDAKEAIQSESGDPDANHNESGSSGTKERSGGSSQRPIEPSEIRETSHDPTVVSVIVKNSICADVYENTRDEEENAARQVTDVLDEVDRSRAGGQLSPQVAHSLMPLIHNGFKTVSGGVVEHSLLTSQSQMQPKGHLWSPCSPKIAREGDESNQGDGPANPSANVSPHMPLPASASSISCTNFIDLPPSKVEKDEVEHLASPFSPQTQPVNSSPRTEINKVLSEDDESEPDLGSSPLMIQESPDVPMSSPLRLSARHGSPDELQPPLLFSPSLPTSNTQAKEASSVSPHATPTLSHQMPSLSNDFLEKVHPSIPEVYPEHIIEERDSPESPEPEMLPHPQRKSSPSTPAQELEEKETSQDKTFDVPEKDEPMEDARNEQEQSKCVGEKVEKENMVQQEEEEPTVVVSSPSVKNKPDSSATPSRPLKVRIKTVKTPTGNITRTVTRIAAKAAAGGVSKGPEGTKIPIGGRKGVSRPKRPAAAMSSQPQDSKTAMFPVSTLQDASSAMLFAASKAQKVAYSVTKTSTSSSPSSSSPSSSAINICLMGQKTLAVPSSKPASIVNNPGAVISRSQSSLVEAFNKILNSKNPLPSYQPDLSILPRPEWGLGVPASGYRCLECGDAFALERSLARHYDRRSLRIEVTCNLCTKRLAFFNKCSLLLHAREHKEKGLVMQCSHLVMKPVSVEQMIGQQDTIPIGMLSPSLLGSTSLPGSLDIWCPECKNSFGSKEKLATHFQESDPGGIDTCCMQCSPPMPLWNPCSAAAHQRLHQKLHPLVCPECGFICQLNGLNTHVRRACLHYTRQLGYRCPCCQLVFGGVNSLNAVKNHMHTAHSEVFHKCPSCPMAFKSASSADTHCSTQHPQLTEKTKQSKEIYKCVMCRTVFTQKALLNVHFDSHLVTQKVNVFKCPDCHKLFTQRTSLLEHVKASHRKSAAHLTQKSSGKMESSDGEEWRKEEDEDGEGCPKKKKRSSAAPSAQNWSCTECQISYTDKESYITHMAKQHRKELKRFPCTLCEGSFSSSSSLRRHIRVKHKGIKRSFSCQLCTGSKKSFSSKLVLEKHMQIHHGGQRAANSQRPTSTFPGVPPPALYSTTDHNVIHKHHCPRRFLSDFICQPVHHHSKQERAQSRSLM
- the znf687a gene encoding zinc finger protein 687a isoform X4; this translates as MRRPGTQTGTSSGICCSGMGDMKTPDFDDLLAAFDIPDIDAKEAIQSESGDPDANHNESGSSGTKERSGGSSQRPIEPSEIRETSHDPTVVSVIVKNSICADVYENTRDEEENAARQVTDVLDEVDRSRAGGQLSPQVAHSLMPLIHNGFKTVSGGVVEHSLLTSQSQMQPKGHLWSPCSPKIAREGDESNQGDGPANPSANVSPHMPLPASASSISCTNFIDLPPSKVEKDEVEHLASPFSPQTQPVNSSPRTEINKVLSEDDESEPDLGSSPLMIQESPDVPMSSPLRLSARHGSPDELQPPLLFSPSLPTSNTQAKEASSVSPHATPTLSHQMPSLSNDFLEKVHPSIPEVYPEHIIEERDSPESPEPEMLPHPQRKSSPSTPAQELEEKETSQDKTFDVPEKDEPMEDARNEQEQSKCVGEKVEKENMVQQEEEEPTVVVSSPSVKNKPDSSATPSRPLKVRIKTVKTPTGNITRTVTRIAAKAAAGGVSKGPEGTKIPIGGRKGVSRPKRPAAAMSSQPQDSKTAMFPVSTLQDASSAMLFAASKAQKVAYSVTKTSTSSSPSSSSPSSSAINICLMGQKTLAVPSSKPASIVNNPGAVISRSQSSLVEAFNKILNSKNPLPSYQPDLSILPRPEWGLGVPASGYRCLECGDAFALERSLARHYDRRSLRIEVTCNLCTKRLAFFNKCSLLLHAREHKEKGLVMQCSHLVMKPVSVEQMIGQQDTIPIGMLSPSLLGSTSLPGSLDIWCPECKNSFGSKEKLATHFQESDPGGIDTCCMQCSPPMPLWNPCSAAAHQRLHQKLHPLVCPECGFICQLNGLNTHVRRACLHYTRQLGYRCPCCQLVFGGVNSLNAVKNHMHTAHSEVFHKCPSCPMAFKSASSADTHCSTQHPQLTEKTKQSKEIYKCVMCRTVFTQKALLNVHFDSHLVTQKVNVFKCPDCHKLFTQRTSLLEHVKASHRKSAAHLTQKSSGKMESSDGEEWRKEEDEDGEGCPKKKKRSSAAPSAQNWSCTECQISYTDKESYITHMAKQHRKELKRFPCTLCEGSFSSSSSLRRHIRVKHKGIKRSFSCQ
- the znf687a gene encoding zinc finger protein 687a isoform X1 — translated: MRRPGTQTGTSSGICCSGMGDMKTPDFDDLLAAFDIPDIDAKEAIQSESGDPDANHNESGSSGTKERSGGSSQRPIEPSEIRETSHDPTVVSVIVKNSICADVYENTRDEEENAARQVTDVLDEVDRSRAGGQLSPQVAHSLMPLIHNGFKTVSGGVVEHSLLTSQSQMQPKGHLWSPCSPKIAREGDESNQGDGPANPSANVSPHMPLPASASSISCTNFIDLPPSKVEKDEVEHLASPFSPQTQPVNSSPRTEINKVLSEDDESEPDLGSSPLMIQESPDVPMSSPLRLSARHGSPDELQPPLLFSPSLPTSNTQAKEASSVSPHATPTLSHQMPSLSNDFLEKVHPSIPEVYPEHIIEERDSPESPEPEMLPHPQRKSSPSTPAQELEEKETSQDKTFDVPEKDEPMEDARNEQEQSKCVGEKVEKENMVQQEEEEPTVVVSSPSVKNKPDSSATPSRPLKVRIKTVKTPTGNITRTVTRIAAKAAAGGVSKGPEGTKIPIGGRKGVSRPKRPAAAMSSQPQDSKTAMFPVSTLQDASSAMLFAASKAQKVAYSVTKTSTSSSPSSSSPSSSAINICLMGQKTLAVPSSKPASIVNNPGAVISRSQSSLVEAFNKILNSKNPLPSYQPDLSILPRPEWGLGVPASGYRCLECGDAFALERSLARHYDRRSLRIEVTCNLCTKRLAFFNKCSLLLHAREHKEKGLVMQCSHLVMKPVSVEQMIGQQDTIPIGMLSPSLLGSTSLPGSLDIWCPECKNSFGSKEKLATHFQESDPGGIDTCCMQCSPPMPLWNPCSAAAHQRLHQKLHPLVCPECGFICQLNGLNTHVRRACLHYTRQLGYRCPCCQLVFGGVNSLNAVKNHMHTAHSEVFHKCPSCPMAFKSASSADTHCSTQHPQLTEKTKQSKEIYKCVMCRTVFTQKALLNVHFDSHLVTQKVNVFKCPDCHKLFTQRTSLLEHVKASHRKSAAHLTQKSSGKMESSDGEEWRKEEDEDGEGCPKKKKRSSAAPSAQNWSCTECQISYTDKESYITHMAKQHRKELKRFPCTLCEGSFSSSSSLRRHIRVKHKGIKRSFSCQLCTGSKKSFSSKLVLEKHMQIHHGGQRAANSQRPVSSRSTDAADSSSEQDLSNLTAATAEENNNTDHFGSARNNRGGSVQEQDAEAFRCMPCGFVCEDKEEFLRHIQGHRGEGGKGVQCQQCGACFASGSSLARHRFISHRVRDGDGDEQHENTSHDASEGAESPGSPAEEGDGKLSCKVCGRHFSKAADLNTHFRTHGMAFINAHKAEKPA
- the znf687a gene encoding zinc finger protein 687a isoform X2, which encodes MGDMKTPDFDDLLAAFDIPDIDAKEAIQSESGDPDANHNESGSSGTKERSGGSSQRPIEPSEIRETSHDPTVVSVIVKNSICADVYENTRDEEENAARQVTDVLDEVDRSRAGGQLSPQVAHSLMPLIHNGFKTVSGGVVEHSLLTSQSQMQPKGHLWSPCSPKIAREGDESNQGDGPANPSANVSPHMPLPASASSISCTNFIDLPPSKVEKDEVEHLASPFSPQTQPVNSSPRTEINKVLSEDDESEPDLGSSPLMIQESPDVPMSSPLRLSARHGSPDELQPPLLFSPSLPTSNTQAKEASSVSPHATPTLSHQMPSLSNDFLEKVHPSIPEVYPEHIIEERDSPESPEPEMLPHPQRKSSPSTPAQELEEKETSQDKTFDVPEKDEPMEDARNEQEQSKCVGEKVEKENMVQQEEEEPTVVVSSPSVKNKPDSSATPSRPLKVRIKTVKTPTGNITRTVTRIAAKAAAGGVSKGPEGTKIPIGGRKGVSRPKRPAAAMSSQPQDSKTAMFPVSTLQDASSAMLFAASKAQKVAYSVTKTSTSSSPSSSSPSSSAINICLMGQKTLAVPSSKPASIVNNPGAVISRSQSSLVEAFNKILNSKNPLPSYQPDLSILPRPEWGLGVPASGYRCLECGDAFALERSLARHYDRRSLRIEVTCNLCTKRLAFFNKCSLLLHAREHKEKGLVMQCSHLVMKPVSVEQMIGQQDTIPIGMLSPSLLGSTSLPGSLDIWCPECKNSFGSKEKLATHFQESDPGGIDTCCMQCSPPMPLWNPCSAAAHQRLHQKLHPLVCPECGFICQLNGLNTHVRRACLHYTRQLGYRCPCCQLVFGGVNSLNAVKNHMHTAHSEVFHKCPSCPMAFKSASSADTHCSTQHPQLTEKTKQSKEIYKCVMCRTVFTQKALLNVHFDSHLVTQKVNVFKCPDCHKLFTQRTSLLEHVKASHRKSAAHLTQKSSGKMESSDGEEWRKEEDEDGEGCPKKKKRSSAAPSAQNWSCTECQISYTDKESYITHMAKQHRKELKRFPCTLCEGSFSSSSSLRRHIRVKHKGIKRSFSCQLCTGSKKSFSSKLVLEKHMQIHHGGQRAANSQRPVSSRSTDAADSSSEQDLSNLTAATAEENNNTDHFGSARNNRGGSVQEQDAEAFRCMPCGFVCEDKEEFLRHIQGHRGEGGKGVQCQQCGACFASGSSLARHRFISHRVRDGDGDEQHENTSHDASEGAESPGSPAEEGDGKLSCKVCGRHFSKAADLNTHFRTHGMAFINAHKAEKPA